The following are encoded together in the Candidatus Babeliales bacterium genome:
- a CDS encoding class II aldolase/adducin family protein: protein MNELNNFVHLSKYAGQRFDLVQAGGGNSSVKLKDGSLLIKASGFSLSEVETTTGYAIVDNQKLVATAFDPKIFTIADKYEREQAAKKRVDQALIQATHRPSIETLLHSLLDKYTLHTHPIALNSLACKANWKELFFSLLPDALLVDYHTPGIDLALALKQGIIDLGISPNIIILQNHGLIVTAATAEEVIFLTEQTLAIVEEFLDISFEPYKFTTQISKLCNTLANNVSTVAYLSRDRELTSLALNNKEILFLPPFCPDALVYCGASALELANLNDTQPVSDYFLQYHELPKVIVYQNHLFFIAHNIKKAKEIEEVYKFHILALHAAYQIPGPVNYLSPQELSYLNNWEAEKYRQKRA from the coding sequence ATGAACGAGCTTAACAATTTTGTACATTTATCCAAATATGCCGGCCAACGCTTCGATCTGGTGCAAGCGGGCGGAGGCAACAGCTCCGTCAAACTAAAAGACGGCTCGTTGCTCATAAAAGCTTCAGGCTTTTCACTTTCTGAAGTTGAAACAACAACCGGGTATGCTATTGTTGATAACCAAAAACTTGTAGCAACGGCCTTTGATCCAAAAATTTTTACTATTGCCGACAAATATGAACGCGAGCAAGCAGCAAAAAAAAGAGTCGATCAAGCACTTATTCAAGCAACCCACCGTCCATCAATTGAAACATTATTACACTCGCTACTCGACAAATACACGCTACACACCCACCCCATCGCGTTAAACAGCCTTGCCTGCAAAGCAAACTGGAAAGAGTTATTTTTTTCATTACTGCCCGATGCTTTACTGGTTGATTATCACACACCCGGCATTGATTTGGCCCTGGCACTCAAGCAGGGAATTATCGATCTGGGAATCTCGCCAAATATTATTATCTTACAAAATCATGGCTTAATTGTTACAGCAGCAACAGCCGAAGAAGTGATTTTTTTAACCGAACAAACGTTGGCAATTGTTGAAGAGTTTTTGGATATTAGCTTCGAGCCCTACAAGTTTACCACGCAGATATCTAAGCTCTGCAACACACTAGCCAATAACGTTAGTACGGTTGCTTACCTTTCGCGAGATCGCGAACTTACCAGCCTAGCACTTAACAACAAAGAGATTCTTTTCTTGCCACCTTTTTGTCCCGACGCATTAGTTTATTGCGGGGCCAGCGCTCTGGAACTGGCAAACCTCAACGATACACAACCAGTATCTGATTATTTTTTGCAATATCATGAACTACCCAAAGTTATCGTGTATCAAAACCATCTGTTTTTTATTGCTCATAACATAAAAAAAGCAAAAGAAATTGAAGAAGTCTATAAGTTTCATATACTCGCACTTCACGCAGCCTACCAAATTCCTGGCCCGGTTAATTATCTTTCACCACAAGAGCTGAGTTATTTGAATAACTGGGAAGCCGAAAAATATCGACAAAAAAGGGCATAA
- a CDS encoding WD40 repeat domain-containing protein: MKRVLKLLLVLAFCPVLARATSLNGTASIVYQDKHYVFRNFNTATGYVRLNNGFTILAGQSAGLDTFVTVSGAIDLRTTGSLDLRSDLFLDAHVTWSSSGKIYGRGNTIHLGGSLSLPTDTVLQFIDDTIVDGDGHTLTLGAHAQLLLASDVSLTLKNMTIQTTRNSSNIPIIRCFDQKGHVTLDDVELALADDFPFRNGRMFFNNDVIVTGTSCFIYQSVMQSYVASQSLLTFDPGTTLYYYPSTTAKSLLQLQDKSAGVYFKGAATTLQTTHTGMRLSKGRLWFDNKVTVSTRAATTLTSITQVDTASYGATGAYSIDFSPNGRFVAVVGEGGGATSVQVYRFDGAALTSVATANFGGTENKAFCTRWSIDGQYLAVVGGYPNNVKVYSFNGTSLTLLAAVSLSSVVDIGNAFGLAWSFDQQYIIVGTYNPTPVPTGDGLQVYRFSGTPLAASLTFVTGLNIAGPSSPPFSFSWHPINSALVAVGVGDGTFKVYSFNGSSLTLVTSVTYGSSSVLAVKFSPDGNFLAVGGNSPTNGNELQVYSFNGTTCTLVDSKDYGLQIGPNSVQWDSTGRYISLSGRAPTNSNEFQIFQFNGSSLTLVTSSNYGSNSNGHADTSWSKDGKYLALCGQGPAGGHAQIEVYSVSYRFDTTTQALTNGLTLGNSASGSSFDLDAYVLSGATVNLAGQLFYDSTS; this comes from the coding sequence ATGAAGCGCGTTCTAAAATTATTATTGGTGCTTGCGTTCTGCCCAGTGCTGGCGCGTGCAACAAGTTTGAATGGTACCGCAAGCATTGTGTATCAAGACAAGCATTATGTTTTTCGTAATTTTAATACGGCAACTGGCTATGTACGTTTAAACAACGGCTTTACCATTTTGGCTGGCCAGTCGGCAGGTTTAGATACCTTTGTAACAGTTTCTGGTGCTATTGATTTGCGCACCACCGGTTCGCTTGATTTGCGCAGCGATCTATTTTTAGATGCACATGTGACGTGGTCAAGCAGCGGCAAAATTTATGGACGTGGCAATACAATACATCTTGGGGGTTCATTGAGTTTGCCAACGGACACGGTTTTACAATTTATTGATGATACCATTGTTGATGGTGATGGGCACACGTTAACGCTTGGGGCGCATGCGCAGTTGTTGCTTGCTTCAGACGTTTCGTTGACGCTCAAAAATATGACCATTCAAACAACGCGCAATAGTTCAAACATTCCTATCATTCGCTGTTTTGATCAAAAAGGTCATGTGACGTTGGACGATGTTGAGTTGGCATTGGCAGATGACTTTCCATTTCGTAATGGTCGCATGTTCTTTAATAACGATGTTATTGTGACTGGCACTTCGTGTTTTATATATCAATCGGTGATGCAAAGCTATGTTGCTTCACAGTCACTTTTGACCTTCGATCCTGGTACTACATTGTATTATTATCCAAGCACAACAGCAAAAAGTTTATTACAGCTGCAAGACAAGTCAGCAGGAGTTTATTTTAAAGGTGCTGCAACAACGCTCCAAACAACGCATACCGGTATGCGTTTGAGCAAAGGTCGGTTGTGGTTTGACAATAAAGTTACGGTGAGTACCCGCGCGGCAACAACATTAACGAGTATTACCCAAGTGGACACAGCAAGTTACGGGGCAACTGGTGCCTATTCAATCGATTTTTCTCCGAATGGTCGCTTTGTGGCGGTAGTTGGAGAAGGGGGCGGAGCTACTTCGGTACAGGTTTATCGCTTTGACGGGGCAGCTCTTACTTCGGTAGCAACCGCTAATTTTGGAGGTACTGAAAACAAAGCTTTTTGCACGCGATGGAGCATCGACGGTCAGTATCTTGCGGTAGTTGGTGGTTATCCTAATAACGTTAAGGTTTATAGTTTTAATGGGACAAGTTTGACGTTACTTGCTGCTGTTTCATTAAGCTCGGTGGTTGATATTGGTAATGCGTTTGGGTTAGCATGGTCTTTTGATCAGCAATATATTATTGTTGGTACCTATAATCCAACACCGGTGCCGACTGGTGATGGATTGCAAGTGTATCGTTTTAGTGGGACTCCTCTCGCTGCAAGTCTTACGTTTGTTACCGGTCTTAATATAGCTGGACCATCGAGTCCACCGTTTAGTTTCTCATGGCATCCAATTAATAGTGCCCTTGTTGCTGTTGGTGTAGGTGATGGCACATTTAAAGTTTATTCATTCAATGGATCATCATTAACATTAGTTACCAGTGTTACGTATGGGTCAAGTTCTGTTCTAGCAGTGAAATTTAGTCCGGATGGTAATTTTTTGGCAGTCGGGGGCAATTCTCCAACTAATGGCAATGAACTGCAAGTTTATAGTTTTAATGGAACAACGTGCACGCTTGTTGATAGTAAAGATTATGGATTACAAATTGGACCTAACAGTGTGCAGTGGGATTCAACCGGCAGATACATCTCTCTGAGCGGTAGAGCACCGACTAATAGTAATGAGTTTCAAATTTTTCAGTTTAATGGTTCTTCTTTAACGCTGGTAACGAGTTCCAATTATGGTAGTAATTCCAATGGACATGCAGACACAAGTTGGTCAAAAGATGGCAAATATCTAGCGCTTTGTGGTCAAGGTCCTGCCGGTGGCCATGCACAAATTGAAGTTTATTCAGTGTCTTATCGCTTTGACACGACAACACAAGCTCTTACTAACGGGCTTACGTTGGGTAACTCAGCTTCCGGCTCTTCATTCGATTTGGATGCCTACGTTTTGAGCGGTGCCACCGTTAACTTGGCGGGCCAGTTGTTTTACGATTCAACAAGCTAG
- a CDS encoding WD40 repeat domain-containing protein, with the protein MNRFVKLLAVLALCPTLAGATSLNGTASIVYQDKHYVFRNFDTAKGYVRLNNGFTILAGQSAGLDTFVTVSGAIDLRTTGSLDLRGDLFLDAHVTWSSSGKIYGRGNAIHLSGSLSLPTDTIVQFIDDTVIDGHGHTLTLGAHAQLLLASDVSLTLKNMTLKTTRNSVHIPIIRCFDQTGHVTLDNVELALADDFPFRTGRMFFENDVVVTGTSCFVYQSVMQSYVVPHSLLTFDPGTTLYYYPSSTDKDLVQLQDKSAGVYFKGAATTLQTTHTGMRLSKGRLWLDNKVTLTTRANTVANGFVQLTTASYGTRVRSVDWSPDGRYLAVGGTGPTNTFEFQVYRFNGSTLTYVTGDNWTGGGAEVWRVRWHPNGRFVAAVGDATNDVRIYSFDGSTLITLDAINITTGDVRGLAWSPSGEFILFGIDNENASDEIRVYRFDGNSLTFVDSADMNVTSASARGLSWHPSGKFFCVAGNAGALSIETRVYSFNGTSISVVQASNAGQSGRSAEFSQDGLYFAIAMNTIGGGDSRLTMCSFTGASFSVVEHIVYSGGNDNFLEVRWSPDGQYLVGGGNSPSNGSELKLYQFTRPATLTEVASYNYGTAINGVAWSSDGKYVAIGGEGPDGGHDEIEVWTISYRFDTTTQALTNGLVLGSSTAGSSFDLDTYVLSDATVNLAGQLFYDSTS; encoded by the coding sequence ATGAACCGTTTTGTAAAATTATTAGCGGTGCTTGCGCTGTGCCCAACGCTCGCAGGTGCAACAAGTTTGAATGGTACGGCAAGCATTGTGTACCAAGACAAGCATTATGTTTTTCGTAATTTTGACACGGCAAAAGGCTATGTGCGTTTGAACAATGGTTTTACTATTTTGGCTGGCCAGTCTGCAGGGCTGGACACGTTTGTAACCGTTTCTGGTGCTATAGATTTGCGCACCACTGGTTCGCTCGATTTGCGTGGTGATTTATTTTTAGACGCTCATGTAACGTGGTCCAGTAGCGGCAAAATTTATGGCCGTGGCAATGCCATACATCTTAGTGGCTCTTTGAGTTTGCCAACCGATACGATTGTACAATTTATTGATGATACCGTTATTGACGGCCATGGCCATACGTTAACGCTTGGTGCGCATGCACAATTGTTGCTTGCTTCAGATGTTTCGTTGACGCTCAAAAATATGACGCTCAAAACAACGCGCAACAGCGTACATATTCCTATTATTCGCTGCTTTGACCAAACAGGGCATGTAACGTTGGACAATGTTGAGTTGGCTTTGGCAGATGACTTTCCGTTTCGAACTGGCCGTATGTTTTTTGAAAACGATGTGGTGGTGACCGGCACTTCATGTTTTGTTTATCAATCGGTTATGCAAAGTTATGTTGTGCCACATTCGCTTTTAACGTTCGATCCAGGCACTACGCTGTATTACTACCCAAGCTCGACGGACAAAGATTTGGTTCAGCTGCAAGACAAGTCAGCAGGAGTTTATTTTAAAGGTGCTGCAACAACGCTTCAAACAACGCATACTGGCATGCGTTTGAGTAAAGGTAGATTGTGGTTGGATAACAAAGTAACATTGACTACACGGGCAAATACGGTTGCTAATGGATTTGTGCAACTCACTACGGCAAGTTATGGCACGCGTGTGCGTTCGGTAGATTGGAGTCCAGATGGTAGATATTTGGCCGTTGGTGGTACTGGGCCAACCAATACTTTCGAATTTCAGGTCTATCGCTTTAACGGTTCAACGCTGACGTACGTTACTGGTGATAATTGGACTGGTGGGGGTGCTGAAGTGTGGCGTGTTCGTTGGCACCCAAATGGTCGTTTTGTGGCTGCTGTTGGTGATGCAACCAATGACGTGAGAATTTATAGCTTTGATGGCTCAACGTTAATAACGCTTGATGCAATAAATATTACAACTGGCGATGTTCGTGGTCTTGCTTGGAGCCCATCAGGAGAATTTATTTTGTTTGGTATTGATAACGAGAATGCGTCTGACGAAATTCGAGTTTATCGATTTGATGGTAACTCGTTAACATTTGTTGATAGTGCGGATATGAATGTGACTTCAGCTTCAGCTCGCGGTCTTTCGTGGCATCCCAGTGGCAAGTTTTTTTGTGTTGCGGGCAATGCGGGAGCGCTGAGTATTGAAACGCGTGTGTATAGTTTTAATGGAACGTCTATTTCTGTTGTTCAAGCTTCAAATGCCGGGCAATCAGGTCGTTCTGCTGAATTTAGTCAGGATGGGCTTTATTTTGCGATAGCAATGAACACAATAGGTGGTGGAGATTCAAGGTTGACTATGTGTTCATTTACTGGAGCCTCATTTAGTGTTGTGGAGCATATTGTTTACAGCGGTGGCAATGATAATTTTCTTGAAGTTCGTTGGAGTCCTGATGGACAGTATTTGGTTGGTGGTGGAAACTCGCCAAGTAATGGCAGCGAGCTTAAACTTTATCAGTTTACGCGGCCAGCAACATTAACAGAAGTTGCGAGTTACAACTATGGAACCGCAATTAATGGTGTTGCATGGAGCTCTGATGGAAAATATGTAGCTATTGGCGGTGAAGGGCCTGACGGAGGGCATGACGAAATTGAAGTATGGACCATTTCGTATCGTTTTGACACAACTACACAAGCATTGACAAACGGTCTTGTGCTTGGCAGTTCAACTGCTGGCTCTTCGTTTGATTTAGATACGTATGTGCTGAGTGATGCAACCGTCAACTTGGCTGGGCAGTTGTTTTACGACTCAACAAGTTAG
- a CDS encoding glycosyltransferase family 39 protein, translating into MEKKRLFFSVFIFVSILAILALPFFNWGFINDDCGFLLHAQLHKLSDLFSFFAPHDIGHAFNPSNYPAIPLTFASVLYRPMQFVLFGLESWFFGINPYALLICVITLHALISVVLFNIFFTFFGLPLAFFGAMFFALHPSLEHWIGVFTCQIYIVDVLYLLGAAYCLKRYLDSKKCLWYLLSCSIMTLSIFAKETLIVFPVWAFAATMFYCSFTQGGALWQYAGRALRVSLGYWAGAFFYLVVRLWLFPLQIKVLGGNFKQTFDVFVARQKERLGDWISYVCDYLYVGLIPSGNRLLKGSLVVLLLSCLVWPFFARRQYKELCFLVGSIILFTWPALLLYYQPRYLYVGLPFLFGIILYAVSYYTSRFSVPAWGLYPFLFILLAVNATSFFYRQRTKERVLNTIITAFKGLVADQKIHDRAVWFVGLPMHWFGSSNAQALWLLGGSAKRMSVFYTINTFAFKSEPFYEIKPHHMTVELKNGMVELRSCDPEHLYFPKNISTQNSVSSLTVLEKNSRGEPTAISIVIEALLKKDNPVLVSWDYQLQKFLIV; encoded by the coding sequence ATGGAGAAAAAAAGACTCTTTTTTTCGGTGTTTATTTTTGTGAGCATTTTGGCAATTCTTGCCTTACCATTTTTTAATTGGGGGTTTATTAATGACGATTGTGGTTTTTTGTTGCATGCTCAACTACACAAACTTTCTGATCTCTTTTCATTTTTTGCGCCACACGATATTGGTCATGCTTTTAATCCTTCAAATTATCCGGCAATACCGTTAACGTTTGCTTCGGTTTTGTACCGGCCCATGCAATTTGTGCTCTTTGGTTTAGAAAGCTGGTTTTTTGGTATCAATCCGTACGCTTTGCTGATCTGTGTTATTACGCTTCACGCATTAATTTCGGTTGTGCTATTTAACATATTTTTTACTTTTTTTGGCTTACCACTGGCCTTTTTTGGTGCCATGTTTTTTGCGCTGCACCCCAGCCTTGAGCATTGGATTGGCGTTTTTACCTGTCAAATTTATATTGTTGATGTGTTGTATTTGTTGGGCGCTGCGTATTGTTTAAAACGCTATTTAGACAGCAAAAAATGTCTGTGGTATTTGCTCTCGTGCAGCATTATGACACTGAGCATTTTTGCAAAAGAAACATTAATTGTTTTTCCCGTCTGGGCCTTTGCGGCGACCATGTTTTACTGTTCGTTTACGCAGGGTGGGGCTCTGTGGCAGTATGCTGGCCGGGCACTACGTGTGTCGCTTGGTTATTGGGCAGGTGCTTTTTTTTATTTGGTAGTGCGCTTGTGGCTGTTTCCGTTGCAGATAAAGGTTTTGGGTGGGAATTTTAAGCAAACGTTTGATGTGTTTGTTGCACGTCAAAAAGAGCGTTTAGGAGATTGGATCAGCTATGTCTGCGATTATCTGTACGTTGGTCTTATTCCCAGTGGCAATCGTTTGCTCAAGGGTAGTTTGGTTGTGTTACTACTCAGTTGTTTAGTGTGGCCGTTTTTTGCGCGCAGGCAGTACAAAGAGCTGTGCTTTCTTGTTGGCAGTATAATTCTTTTTACTTGGCCGGCTTTGCTTTTGTACTATCAACCGCGCTATTTGTACGTTGGTTTGCCGTTTTTGTTTGGTATTATTTTGTATGCAGTTTCTTATTACACATCTCGTTTTTCTGTACCCGCGTGGGGCTTGTACCCTTTTTTATTTATTCTTTTAGCAGTAAATGCTACCAGTTTTTTTTACCGACAGCGCACCAAAGAGCGTGTTTTGAACACGATCATCACAGCCTTTAAAGGCTTGGTTGCTGATCAAAAAATTCATGATCGAGCGGTTTGGTTTGTTGGCTTGCCCATGCACTGGTTTGGTAGTAGCAATGCCCAAGCCTTGTGGCTGTTGGGTGGTAGTGCCAAGCGCATGTCCGTGTTTTATACCATTAATACCTTTGCTTTTAAATCAGAGCCGTTTTATGAGATAAAGCCGCATCATATGACGGTTGAGCTAAAAAATGGGATGGTTGAGCTGCGTTCTTGCGATCCAGAACATCTTTATTTTCCGAAAAATATTTCAACACAAAATTCAGTGAGCTCTTTAACTGTTCTTGAAAAAAATAGTAGAGGAGAACCAACGGCTATTTCGATTGTTATTGAAGCATTGTTGAAAAAAGATAATCCCGTTTTGGTTTCGTGGGACTATCAGCTACAAAAATTTCTGATTGTTTGA
- a CDS encoding WD40 repeat domain-containing protein yields MKRLIKLLAVLVLCPTFIQATSLNGTASIVYQDKHYVFRNFNTAKGYVRLNNGFTILAGQSAGLDTFVTVSGAIDLRTTGSLDLRGDLFLDAHATWSSSGKIYGRGNAIHLGGSLSLPTDTIVQFIDDTVIDGHGNTLTLGAHAQLLLASDVSLTLKNMTIQTTRNSAHIPIIRCFDQTGHVTLDNVELALADDFPFRTGRMFFGNDVVMTGTSCFIYQSWMQSYVMPQSLLTFDPGTTLYYYPSSTDKDLIQLQDKSAGIYLNGSATTLQTTHTGMRLSKGRFWLDNKVTLTTRANTVANGLVQLTTASYGTRVQSVDWSPDGRYLAVGGFGPTNGMEFQVYRFNGSTLTYVTGDNWTGGGAEVWRVRWHPSGRFVGAVGDATNDVRIYSFNGTTLTTIAATDLTATDNVKGIAWSPSGEYVLFGSTDDATIEQLQIYRFDGQKLTFIDGNGIGQGNVRGLSWHPSARFFCSSGSAGPSTETRTYSFNGSILTLIQATNAGQSGRSAEFTQDGLYVSETINQIGGGDSRLNILSVNPGGSFSLVASIIYSGNNDSFLEARWSPDGQYLVGGGTTPTNGSELKLYQFTRPGTLTELASYNFGTSINGVAWSSDGKYIAIGGEGPDGGHDEIEVWTVSYRFDTTTQALTNGLVLGNSTAGSSFDLDTYVLSDATINLAGQLMYDSTS; encoded by the coding sequence ATGAAGCGACTTATAAAATTATTAGCGGTGCTAGTGCTGTGCCCAACATTCATTCAGGCAACAAGTTTAAACGGCACGGCAAGCATTGTGTACCAAGACAAACATTATGTCTTTCGTAATTTTAATACGGCAAAAGGCTATGTGCGTTTAAATAACGGTTTTACTATTTTGGCGGGTCAGTCTGCCGGTTTAGATACCTTTGTAACCGTTTCGGGTGCCATTGATTTGCGCACCACCGGTTCGCTCGATTTGCGTGGTGATTTATTTTTAGACGCTCATGCAACGTGGTCCAGTAGCGGCAAAATTTATGGGCGTGGCAATGCAATACACCTTGGCGGTTCTTTGAGCTTGCCAACTGATACGATTGTACAATTTATTGACGATACCGTTATTGACGGTCATGGCAACACCTTAACGCTGGGTGCGCATGCACAATTGTTGCTTGCTTCAGATGTTTCGTTGACGCTCAAAAATATGACCATTCAAACAACGCGCAACAGTGCACACATCCCTATTATTCGCTGCTTTGACCAAACAGGGCATGTGACGTTGGACAATGTTGAGTTGGCTTTGGCAGATGACTTTCCGTTTCGAACTGGTCGTATGTTTTTTGGTAATGATGTTGTAATGACCGGTACTTCATGTTTTATTTATCAATCGTGGATGCAAAGTTATGTGATGCCACAATCGCTGTTAACGTTCGATCCTGGTACTACGCTTTATTACTACCCAAGTTCAACAGATAAAGACTTGATTCAGCTGCAAGACAAATCGGCAGGTATTTATTTGAACGGTTCTGCAACAACGTTGCAAACAACGCATACCGGGATGCGTTTGAGCAAGGGCCGCTTCTGGTTGGATAACAAAGTAACATTGACTACACGGGCAAATACGGTTGCCAATGGCCTTGTGCAACTCACCACGGCAAGTTATGGTACGCGGGTACAATCGGTAGATTGGAGCCCCGATGGTAGGTATTTAGCGGTGGGTGGTTTTGGACCAACAAATGGTATGGAATTTCAAGTTTACCGTTTCAACGGCTCAACGCTGACGTACGTTACCGGTGATAATTGGACTGGCGGTGGTGCTGAAGTGTGGCGTGTGCGCTGGCATCCAAGTGGAAGATTTGTAGGTGCAGTTGGTGATGCAACTAACGATGTGAGAATTTACAGTTTTAATGGTACAACGCTTACTACCATTGCTGCAACTGATCTTACTGCAACGGATAATGTTAAAGGAATTGCGTGGAGCCCTTCAGGAGAATATGTTTTGTTTGGATCTACTGATGACGCAACAATTGAACAGTTGCAAATCTATAGATTTGATGGTCAAAAATTAACATTTATTGATGGGAATGGAATTGGGCAAGGTAATGTTAGAGGTCTTTCGTGGCATCCAAGTGCGCGTTTTTTTTGTTCTAGCGGGAGTGCTGGGCCAAGTACTGAAACGCGTACTTATAGTTTTAACGGATCAATATTAACATTGATTCAAGCGACTAACGCTGGACAATCTGGTCGTTCTGCAGAATTTACTCAAGATGGTTTGTATGTTTCTGAAACGATCAATCAAATTGGTGGTGGTGATTCACGATTGAACATACTTTCTGTTAATCCTGGGGGTTCCTTTTCTCTCGTTGCAAGCATTATTTATAGCGGCAATAATGATAGTTTTCTTGAGGCCCGTTGGAGCCCTGATGGGCAATATTTGGTTGGTGGAGGAACAACTCCGACCAATGGTAGTGAGCTTAAACTTTATCAGTTTACGCGGCCAGGAACTTTAACTGAACTTGCCAGTTATAATTTTGGAACGTCAATCAACGGTGTTGCATGGAGCTCTGATGGAAAGTATATAGCTATTGGCGGTGAGGGCCCTGACGGTGGCCACGACGAGATAGAAGTCTGGACCGTTTCGTATCGTTTTGACACAACTACACAAGCATTGACAAACGGTCTTGTGCTTGGCAATTCAACTGCTGGTTCTTCGTTTGATTTGGATACCTACGTTCTGAGTGATGCCACCATTAATTTGGCAGGACAGCTGATGTACGACTCAACAAGTTAG
- a CDS encoding WD40 repeat domain-containing protein yields MSKKVLLFIFFLLVLLSCSWLVQATSLNGTVTPVYQDKHYVFRNFDTAKGFVRLNNGFTILAGQSAGLDTFVTVSGAIDLRTTGSLDLRGDLFLDAHATWSSSGKIYGRGNAIHLSGSLSLPTDTIVQFIDDTVINGHGHTLTLGAHAQLLLASDVSLTLKNMTLKTTRNSSHIPIIRCFDQKGHVTLDNVELALADDFPFRTGRMFFENDVVVTGTSCFVYQSVMQSYVLPHSLLTFDPGTTLYYYPSSTTKSLIQQQDKSAGIYLNGSSTTLQTTHTGMRLSKGRFWLDNKVTVSTRASTVANGFVQLTTASYGTRVRSVDWSPDGRYLAVGGTGPTNGMEFQIYRFNGSTLTYVTGDNWTGGGAEVWRVRWHPSGRFVAAVGDATNDVRVYSFDGTTLITLDVTDLTSAGEVKGLAWHPTGHYLVCGIDDDLPSTELQLYHFDGASLTFIYGIDLGASFARGTGLGWHPDGMYLGLCGTANNLQETRTYLFDGSTLTLIQDSGLGADGRSLEFTPDGLFFATALSNAGHTTSRFKIQEINPGGSFQDVDTTTYNSSADQSTFEIRWSPDGNYLVGGGTGPDDGNELKLYQFVRPSTIAQVASYNYGTAINGVAWSRDGKYIAIGGNGAGGGHDELEVWTVSYRFDTSTQALTNGLTLGNSTAGASFDLDTYVLSGATLNLAGQLFYDSTS; encoded by the coding sequence ATGAGTAAGAAAGTACTGCTTTTTATCTTTTTTTTGTTGGTTTTATTAAGCTGTTCCTGGCTTGTTCAAGCAACAAGTTTAAACGGTACGGTGACTCCTGTTTATCAAGACAAGCATTACGTTTTTCGTAATTTTGATACGGCAAAAGGATTTGTACGTTTGAACAATGGCTTTACTATTTTGGCTGGCCAGTCTGCAGGGCTTGATACGTTTGTAACCGTTTCTGGCGCTATCGATTTGCGTACTACTGGTTCGTTGGATTTGCGTGGTGATTTATTTTTAGACGCTCATGCAACGTGGTCCAGTAGCGGCAAAATTTATGGCCGTGGCAATGCCATACATCTTAGTGGCTCTTTGAGTTTGCCAACCGATACGATTGTACAATTTATTGACGATACCGTTATTAACGGCCATGGGCACACGTTAACGCTTGGGGCGCATGCGCAGCTCTTGCTTGCTTCAGACGTTTCATTAACGCTTAAAAATATGACGCTCAAAACAACGCGCAACAGTTCTCATATTCCTATTATTCGCTGCTTTGATCAAAAAGGTCATGTGACGTTGGACAATGTTGAGTTGGCTTTGGCAGATGACTTTCCGTTTCGAACTGGTCGTATGTTTTTTGAAAACGATGTGGTGGTGACCGGCACTTCATGTTTTGTATATCAATCGGTCATGCAAAGTTATGTTCTGCCACATTCGCTTTTGACCTTCGATCCAGGCACTACGCTGTATTACTACCCAAGTTCAACAACAAAAAGTTTGATTCAGCAGCAAGACAAATCGGCAGGAATTTATTTGAACGGCAGTTCAACGACGTTGCAAACAACGCATACCGGCATGCGCTTGAGTAAGGGTCGCTTCTGGTTGGATAACAAAGTAACGGTCAGTACACGAGCAAGCACCGTTGCGAATGGATTTGTGCAACTCACTACGGCAAGTTATGGCACGCGTGTGCGTTCGGTAGATTGGAGCCCAGATGGTAGGTATTTGGCCGTTGGTGGTACAGGCCCAACAAATGGTATGGAATTTCAAATTTACCGTTTCAATGGCTCGACGCTGACGTATGTTACCGGTGATAATTGGACTGGTGGTGGTGCAGAAGTGTGGCGCGTGCGTTGGCACCCAAGCGGTCGCTTTGTGGCAGCTGTTGGTGATGCAACCAACGATGTCAGGGTTTACAGTTTTGATGGAACAACCTTAATAACGCTTGATGTGACTGATCTCACGTCAGCCGGTGAAGTGAAGGGGCTTGCTTGGCATCCAACGGGTCATTATCTGGTATGTGGGATTGATGATGATTTGCCATCGACAGAGCTACAACTCTACCATTTTGATGGTGCAAGCCTGACTTTTATTTATGGTATTGATTTAGGTGCTTCGTTTGCACGAGGGACTGGTTTGGGGTGGCATCCTGATGGTATGTACCTTGGCTTGTGTGGTACGGCAAATAATTTACAAGAAACGAGGACGTATCTTTTTGATGGCAGTACGCTTACGCTTATTCAAGATAGTGGGCTTGGTGCAGATGGTCGTTCGTTAGAATTTACTCCGGATGGATTGTTTTTTGCTACTGCCTTAAGTAACGCGGGGCATACGACGAGTCGCTTTAAAATACAAGAAATTAACCCTGGTGGGAGTTTTCAGGATGTTGACACAACGACGTATAACTCTTCTGCAGACCAATCGACTTTTGAAATACGATGGAGTCCCGATGGCAACTATTTGGTTGGTGGAGGGACGGGTCCCGATGATGGTAATGAGCTGAAGCTTTACCAGTTTGTTCGGCCAAGCACCATTGCCCAAGTTGCAAGCTACAACTATGGGACTGCAATCAACGGTGTTGCGTGGAGCCGTGATGGCAAGTATATAGCGATTGGTGGTAACGGTGCTGGTGGTGGGCACGATGAGCTTGAAGTGTGGACGGTCTCGTATCGCTTCGACACATCAACCCAAGCACTCACCAACGGTCTTACGCTTGGCAACTCAACTGCTGGCGCTTCGTTTGATTTGGATACCTACGTTTTGAGTGGTGCAACCCTCAACTTGGCTGGGCAGTTGTTTTACGACTCAACAAGTTAA